CGTCCACCTGCAGAAACCTTGAACTAAAATGAAACATCCATCCAGGATTCAGAAGCATATGGTTCGCACTAATTGAACAAGAGCATGTACACCATTTCTGGACATATGAACAACAAGCATATTGAATCACACTCAACTAAAATAAAAGGTAGAGCCTGCAGTGGTTCCAGCACCAGATAAATTGGATCTGAGGGTAAAAATTCTAGGAAGATTGAAGCATGTACCTTGATAAAACAGTGCTAACAGAGATGTGCCGTGCATACAAATTTTTTacttccgtcgcaacgcacgggcacatacctataagtagtagagatagtaGAGATATCATGTAAAATACTGATGTGATACACTATTAAATGCGCAAGAAACCTACCATTGACAATAGCCTAGCCTCCGCCGCCGTGCCAAGCAGCCGGCGGGCTGCGACTGTCGCCATGCCGGTTTCAGCCCATTTAAAAATACGGCCCAAGTTTTAGCCTGTATGCATTGAGGCCCATTCTAGCGATCCATTGAAGGTTCCAGAGGCGTCCAGCTCCACCACAGTGATGCACCGCCGCACACGCCACACGGGCACGGCGCCTTCGTCTCCAACACGGCGACTAATTAACCCCACTGATTccgacgaccgagctcccccacaCTTTTTCCTGGCAAACCCTGCACGCCTCCGCAACCGCAACCGCGTCGTCGGCGTGCGCGATCCCGAGAGGCCCAGCCATCAGCTTCCTTGGCGGGGTGTGTATGCGCGTACGTCGGCCGTGACCAGATCGGCTGAGCCAAGGCCATGGCGGAACCGGCCCTCCTCCCGCCGGACCCCTTCGCGGACCTCCCCTTCCCCGAATTTCAGGCGCCCATCGACGGCGACAGCTTCGCGCTTGAGGACTTCGATCTGGAGGATCTGGACCTGGACGTGGACTTCGACCTCGACCTCTTCGGCTCGGACGGGCAACCCTCGCAACCGCCCCCGCTCGCGACCTCGTCCTCCTCGGCCGGGTCTCCGGTTGGAGGCTCGTCCTCTTCCGGTGCCGTCGGGGACGGCGGAGGGCTGAGGAATGAGGAGTCTTCGGAGTCGTCTTCGAGGAGCGCGAGCGGCACGGATGGCAGCGGCaaggggaagggggaggaggACGAAGCGAAGCGGCGCGCGCGGCAGGTACGCAACCGCGAGAGCGCGCACCTGTCGCGGCAGAGGAAGAAGCAGTACGTGGAGGAGTTAGAGGGTAAGGTGAAGGCCATGCAGGCCACCATCGCCGACCTCTCCGCCAGGATCTCCTGCGTCACCGCCGAGAACGCCGCTCTCAAACAGCAGCTGGGTGGCGCTgctggggccgcgccgccgccgatgCCGATGTACCCCACGATGTATTCTTTGCCGATGCCGTGGATGCACCCATCGTATCCCATGCGTGGATCGCAGGTGCCGCTCGTGCCAATTCCTCGGCTGAAACCCCCGCAGCCTGCATCTGCTGTAGCAGAGCCACCGGCCAAGAAGGCTAGGAAGACCAAGAAGGTTGCAAGTGTTAGTCTCCTGGGGTTGATTTGCGTTGCAATGCTTTGTGGGTGTTTGATTCCTGCAGTAAATCGGATGTATGACTCTGTTgatgctggagaaggtgctgcataCGGTCCATCTCATCGTGGGA
This portion of the Zea mays cultivar B73 chromosome 2, Zm-B73-REFERENCE-NAM-5.0, whole genome shotgun sequence genome encodes:
- the LOC100285782 gene encoding bZIP transcription factor 60, whose protein sequence is MAEPALLPPDPFADLPFPEFQAPIDGDSFALEDFDLEDLDLDVDFDLDLFGSDGQPSQPPPLATSSSSAGSPVGGSSSSGAVGDGGGLRNEESSESSSRSASGTDGSGKGKGEEDEAKRRARQVRNRESAHLSRQRKKQYVEELEGKVKAMQATIADLSARISCVTAENAALKQQLGGAAGAAPPPMPMYPTMYSLPMPWMHPSYPMRGSQVPLVPIPRLKPPQPASAVAEPPAKKARKTKKVASVSLLGLICVAMLCGCLIPAVNRMYDSVDAGEGAAYGPSHRGRVLAVEGPHDNVSDGVDPKPPQRASETLPALLYLPKNGKHVKINGNLVIKSIVASEKASLQMSGNDGKRPQNQEEETRLAIPGYVTPLKAGEVMESTEGMMNNELLALAPADGSMYREEDGLLPQWFSEAMSGPLLSSGMCTEVFQFDVSPSSAHPNGIIPVYSNAMSNSSQNFTQDLPPARVRTVKNRRISYSEAIPLRGSTSNDTEHLKSFGSTKPVSSVVVSVLADPREAGDGDGEGRISSKSLSRILVVVLIDSVKYVTYSCVLPFKSHSPHL